One Phycisphaerae bacterium genomic window carries:
- a CDS encoding OPT/YSL family transporter — protein sequence MSDNPQIMNKLPENAYRELKPGETYVPMVPPNVTVPELTPRMFIFGLAMNVIFSIAATFLALKAGQGIETAIPISILAVGLSGLLAKAGGRGSSILENMYILSISTTSGYVAGGTCFTMPAIYILQLNQPEHLNIGNLSLFLQIALVPFLGAILGALFLIPFRRYFVKEMHGKLPFPEATATNEILVTGASGSTTQAWILIYSFVVSALYTFAATALKLFSDQFTTGVVKLKIAGRETVSALAFGADGLFADLTTKVKAVLSMGAGAYYLGLGFIIGVRYASIICAGSLLSCFVIIPLLAPLNLEQLQLLNPAIAGTTVKDIFDHIPKNIGIGCIFTAGILSILKMSGVIVTALRKALGSLAQKSRAGAGVADRTDEDVSYGVMAVLGLIVVVVMGFFFYNVALKGIPNAPWLTFISIVIALVITFLFTTVSAWAIAMISVTPISGMTVTTIIITAVLLMAAKLPKGDQAMLAVLLVGGVVCTGLSMAGGLITNFKMGYWLGASPKRITWNALAGSVVSAIFVCATIMVLAYKPGYVGDAKLDAPQANMMASALESFLGTGQVPWLMYGVGVVIALSMQLLGISPLAFGLGMYLPIYINVPILIGAFVATLVKKSTRDERLSKARSNKGILLASGLIAGGAIMEVAVSFTSALDDLLLGTKTLVGTAEQTVGKIMPFLDMSRRMVDAGADPASLARTQNWLGGILFVLLCIFVYFDCRRAKAELAEGAELHG from the coding sequence TCCCGATCTCGATCCTGGCGGTCGGGCTGTCGGGCCTGCTGGCCAAGGCGGGTGGCCGGGGCAGCTCCATCCTGGAGAACATGTACATTCTCTCGATCAGTACCACCTCGGGCTACGTCGCCGGCGGCACGTGCTTCACCATGCCAGCCATCTACATCCTCCAGTTGAACCAGCCCGAGCACCTGAACATCGGCAACCTGAGTCTGTTCCTCCAGATCGCCCTCGTGCCGTTCCTGGGTGCGATCCTGGGGGCGCTCTTCCTGATCCCGTTCCGTCGGTACTTCGTCAAGGAAATGCACGGCAAGCTGCCGTTTCCCGAGGCCACGGCGACGAACGAGATCCTGGTGACCGGCGCCTCGGGCAGCACCACCCAGGCCTGGATTCTGATCTACTCGTTCGTCGTGTCGGCCCTGTATACGTTCGCCGCCACCGCGCTCAAGCTCTTCAGCGACCAGTTCACCACCGGCGTGGTCAAGCTGAAGATCGCGGGGCGCGAGACGGTCTCCGCGCTGGCCTTCGGCGCGGACGGTCTCTTCGCGGATCTGACCACCAAGGTCAAAGCCGTGCTCTCGATGGGCGCCGGGGCCTATTACCTCGGCCTCGGGTTCATCATCGGCGTCCGGTACGCGTCGATCATCTGCGCCGGCTCGCTGCTGTCGTGCTTCGTCATCATCCCGCTCCTGGCACCACTGAATCTGGAGCAGTTGCAGTTGCTGAACCCCGCCATCGCCGGCACGACCGTCAAGGACATCTTCGACCACATCCCCAAGAACATCGGCATCGGCTGCATCTTCACGGCGGGCATTCTCTCGATCCTCAAGATGAGCGGCGTCATCGTCACCGCCCTGCGGAAAGCCCTGGGCAGCCTGGCACAGAAGTCGCGGGCCGGGGCCGGCGTCGCCGACCGCACCGACGAGGATGTGAGCTACGGCGTGATGGCCGTGCTCGGACTGATCGTGGTAGTGGTGATGGGCTTCTTCTTCTACAACGTTGCCTTGAAGGGGATTCCCAACGCCCCGTGGCTCACGTTCATCTCCATCGTCATCGCGCTGGTGATCACGTTCCTGTTCACGACGGTGTCCGCCTGGGCCATCGCGATGATCTCCGTGACACCGATCTCGGGCATGACCGTCACGACGATCATCATCACGGCGGTGCTGCTGATGGCCGCCAAACTCCCCAAGGGCGACCAGGCCATGTTGGCCGTGCTGCTGGTCGGCGGCGTCGTCTGCACGGGTCTCTCGATGGCCGGGGGGCTCATCACGAACTTCAAGATGGGCTACTGGCTGGGGGCCAGTCCGAAACGCATCACCTGGAACGCGCTCGCCGGCTCGGTGGTTTCCGCGATCTTCGTGTGCGCGACCATCATGGTCCTGGCCTACAAGCCCGGCTACGTCGGTGATGCGAAGTTGGATGCACCGCAAGCCAACATGATGGCGAGCGCCCTCGAAAGCTTCCTCGGCACGGGACAGGTGCCGTGGCTGATGTACGGCGTGGGCGTGGTGATCGCGCTCAGCATGCAGTTGCTGGGCATCTCGCCGCTGGCCTTCGGTCTGGGCATGTACCTCCCCATCTACATCAACGTACCCATCCTGATCGGCGCGTTCGTGGCCACGCTGGTGAAGAAGAGCACCCGGGATGAGCGGCTCTCCAAGGCCCGCAGCAACAAGGGGATTCTGCTGGCGTCCGGGTTGATCGCGGGCGGCGCGATCATGGAGGTCGCCGTCAGCTTCACCAGCGCGCTCGACGACCTGCTCCTCGGCACCAAGACGCTGGTCGGCACGGCCGAGCAGACGGTCGGCAAAATCATGCCGTTCCTCGACATGAGTCGTCGCATGGTCGACGCGGGCGCCGATCCGGCGAGCCTGGCCCGCACGCAGAACTGGCTGGGTGGCATCCTGTTCGTGCTCTTGTGCATCTTCGTCTATTTCGATTGCCGGCGGGCCAAGGCCGAGCTGGCCGAGGGCGCCGAGCTGCACGGCTAG